Proteins from a genomic interval of Rhodospirillaceae bacterium:
- a CDS encoding AraC family transcriptional regulator — protein sequence MRIKTGTTQIYIDRIQRSLEYICQHLDQSVSLETLAKIACFSPFHFHRIFRGLTGETVADLTRRIRLEYAYYMLMQQKLDVTEATFEVGYENVESFSRAFKKHFTLTHQSNHRKSNGRFSNPCFLCCPVEFSPLKLELQPIIGETTMKVRIEEIKEHPIAYIRHIGPYHEVGDTYKQLFAWAGSNGLLHPMPNMYGFSWDDPTVVPAHQLRFDAAISMPKDTNLKKEKLVQIIKFPAGLWAITRHQGSYKQIGEIFQEMMGTWVPTSGYMPDDKRPCLEIYLNTPMSTPEPELLTDICIPIQKISLKNKF from the coding sequence ATGAGAATAAAAACTGGTACAACGCAAATATATATTGATCGCATCCAGCGTTCTTTAGAATATATTTGCCAGCATCTTGATCAATCCGTTTCTTTGGAAACGCTGGCCAAGATTGCCTGTTTTTCACCTTTTCATTTTCATCGGATTTTTCGGGGATTGACAGGAGAAACGGTTGCCGACCTAACCCGGCGCATCCGTTTGGAATATGCTTATTACATGCTTATGCAGCAAAAACTGGATGTAACCGAAGCTACTTTTGAAGTTGGTTATGAGAATGTTGAATCATTCAGTCGGGCTTTCAAAAAGCATTTTACTTTAACCCATCAAAGTAACCATAGGAAAAGCAATGGCAGATTTTCAAACCCATGCTTCCTATGCTGTCCGGTTGAATTTTCCCCATTAAAACTAGAATTACAACCTATTATCGGAGAGACCACCATGAAAGTACGAATCGAAGAAATCAAAGAACACCCCATTGCCTATATTCGCCATATTGGACCCTATCACGAAGTTGGCGATACCTATAAGCAATTATTTGCCTGGGCAGGCTCAAACGGACTACTGCACCCCATGCCAAATATGTATGGTTTTTCATGGGATGACCCAACCGTGGTTCCAGCCCATCAATTACGTTTTGATGCAGCTATTTCCATGCCAAAAGATACAAATTTAAAAAAGGAAAAACTTGTCCAAATCATTAAATTCCCCGCTGGGTTATGGGCGATTACTCGCCATCAAGGTTCTTATAAACAAATTGGGGAAATCTTTCAAGAAATGATGGGAACTTGGGTACCAACAAGTGGCTACATGCCCGATGATAAAAGACCATGTTTGGAAATTTATTTAAACACCCCTATGTCCACCCCAGAACCAGAACTTCTGACGGATATTTGCATTCCCATCCAAAAAATTTCTTTGAAAAATAAATTTTAA